A stretch of the Deinobacterium chartae genome encodes the following:
- a CDS encoding TatD family hydrolase codes for MTDTHCHLDYLEDPEQALHEEGLTRAVAIGADPMHAERVIALAERFEQVWAVVGLHPTDAGQDSPEVRARLEALGDHPRVVGVGETGLDYYWDAAPRETQIAAFEWQLDWARRTNRPVVIHTRDKQNREAASLDTAAVLQAAGWSRGILHCCNGHAGLVRAGLDLGFHVSFAGNLTYKSARDIQEIALEVPLERLLVETDAPFLAPVPLRGKPNRPGYVRHTLRFLAQLRGLEEAELEAITDANARAVYGLPA; via the coding sequence ATGACCGACACCCACTGTCACCTCGATTACCTCGAGGATCCCGAACAGGCCCTGCACGAAGAGGGCCTGACCCGCGCCGTCGCCATCGGCGCGGACCCGATGCACGCCGAGCGGGTGATCGCGCTGGCCGAACGTTTCGAACAGGTGTGGGCGGTGGTCGGACTGCATCCTACCGATGCCGGGCAGGATTCGCCCGAGGTGCGCGCACGCCTGGAGGCCCTGGGAGATCACCCACGGGTGGTGGGCGTGGGCGAAACCGGACTGGACTACTACTGGGACGCCGCACCGCGCGAAACTCAGATCGCGGCTTTCGAATGGCAGCTTGACTGGGCCCGCCGCACGAACCGCCCGGTGGTGATTCACACCCGCGACAAGCAAAACCGCGAGGCCGCCAGTTTGGATACCGCCGCCGTCTTGCAGGCCGCGGGCTGGTCGCGCGGCATCCTGCACTGCTGCAACGGTCACGCCGGACTGGTGCGCGCCGGGTTGGACCTGGGCTTTCACGTCTCGTTTGCGGGCAACCTGACCTACAAGAGTGCGCGCGACATTCAAGAAATAGCCCTCGAGGTACCGCTGGAGCGCCTGCTGGTCGAGACCGACGCGCCGTTTCTGGCCCCGGTGCCGCTGCGCGGCAAACCCAACCGCCCGGGCTACGTGCGTCACACCCTGCGGTTTCTGGCGCAGTTGCGCGGCCTCGAGGAGGCCGAACTCGAGGCGATCACCGACGCCAATGCGCGCGCGGTGTACGGCCTGCCCGCCTGA
- a CDS encoding alpha/beta hydrolase family protein: MTTSTLAQTAPQLQFGPDFVYGDARLDAPELAARGSYQVGVRTLTVTHTDQLDVLKITDANPNPRYDRKLTLEVWYPAQLAAGQSERTEYHDVLGSGPNDPRRPNTPFRFPGRAARGAQPDTQGGPFPLVIVSHGYPGSRVLMTYLCEHLASRGFVVAAIDHAESTHGDKAGFASTLLNRPLDDLFVLNELARTDGPAAFLAGTLDANRTALVGYSMGGYGALNAAGAGFAPSAAKLPFAPAREALAVRTRGNPAFEASRDPRIKAAVLLAPWGGQAGFWDAEGLAGLQVPSLWIAGDQDDVSDYQGGIRKLFDGAVNSDRYLLLYRGARHNVAPNPAPFEANTHFDDYMHYSEPVWDSTRMNNINQHFVAAFLGKVLRGENTGAYLEVVEKSDDGRWSQNPDGSFGPNHSYWKGFKNRTAVGLELIHRPKR; this comes from the coding sequence ATGACCACCTCTACCCTGGCCCAGACCGCCCCGCAGCTTCAGTTCGGCCCCGACTTCGTATACGGGGACGCTCGTCTGGACGCACCCGAGCTGGCTGCCCGCGGCTCTTACCAAGTTGGCGTGCGCACCCTTACGGTCACGCACACCGACCAGCTCGACGTGCTCAAGATCACGGACGCCAACCCCAACCCGCGCTACGACCGCAAGCTGACCCTCGAGGTGTGGTATCCGGCGCAACTCGCCGCCGGTCAGAGCGAGCGCACCGAGTACCACGACGTGCTGGGCAGCGGCCCGAACGACCCCAGGCGGCCCAACACCCCCTTTCGCTTCCCCGGACGCGCCGCACGCGGCGCCCAGCCGGACACGCAGGGCGGCCCCTTTCCGCTGGTGATCGTCTCGCACGGCTACCCGGGCTCGCGGGTGCTGATGACCTACCTGTGCGAGCACCTGGCCTCGAGGGGCTTCGTGGTGGCCGCCATCGACCACGCCGAGTCCACGCACGGCGACAAGGCCGGCTTCGCCTCGACCCTGCTCAACCGCCCGCTGGACGATCTGTTCGTGCTGAACGAGCTGGCCCGCACGGATGGCCCGGCCGCGTTCCTGGCCGGAACACTCGATGCGAACCGCACCGCGCTGGTGGGGTACTCGATGGGCGGCTACGGAGCCCTGAACGCCGCAGGGGCCGGCTTTGCACCCTCGGCAGCCAAGCTGCCCTTCGCACCGGCGCGTGAGGCGCTGGCCGTGCGAACCCGCGGTAACCCCGCCTTCGAGGCCAGCCGCGACCCGCGCATCAAGGCCGCCGTGCTGCTGGCACCCTGGGGCGGGCAGGCGGGCTTCTGGGACGCCGAGGGCTTAGCGGGCCTGCAGGTGCCCTCGCTGTGGATCGCAGGCGACCAGGACGACGTCTCGGACTACCAGGGCGGCATCCGCAAGCTGTTCGACGGCGCGGTCAACTCGGACCGCTACCTGCTGCTGTACCGCGGGGCGCGCCACAACGTGGCTCCCAATCCCGCTCCGTTCGAGGCAAACACCCACTTCGACGACTACATGCACTACTCGGAGCCGGTGTGGGACAGCACGCGCATGAACAACATCAACCAGCACTTTGTGGCGGCGTTCCTGGGCAAGGTGCTGCGCGGCGAGAACACCGGGGCCTACCTCGAGGTGGTGGAAAAGTCCGACGACGGGCGCTGGTCGCAAAATCCTGATGGCAGCTTCGGGCCGAACCACAGCTACTGGAAGGGCTTCAAGAACCGCACCGCCGTGGGTCTCGAGCTGATTCATCGTCCCAAGCGGTAA
- a CDS encoding LptA/OstA family protein produces the protein MPQPAPQDPERPAPAEPEPQSPAPESPEDTPADPGGAEPTAPLTQPTITLERTNDAGEKKVIEIVKTGPDEAGIAAICSPLEGDPEGTPTRFVYFDTSPTQVRVTVDKNVITAPMAIAIKQPDGDGNLEMGEGTARYLEPEEVKEGATDPLERCEVFARLEKKQDIVKVVQGKTNLSGSYLTYSEDSGLAKIEGPITFAREQKDDRLNGTSDAIVVDVENERTTLTGNVTLKSKDRTSTAAEVEYDDTRNIAILRGTPENPARSQSGKDVLRAISIRYNLETNDVVASNPVGSTFQDGGEESDGASP, from the coding sequence TTGCCGCAGCCCGCTCCGCAAGATCCGGAGCGCCCGGCACCCGCCGAGCCTGAGCCGCAGAGTCCGGCACCCGAAAGCCCCGAGGACACCCCGGCTGACCCGGGCGGCGCCGAACCCACAGCGCCGCTGACCCAGCCGACCATCACCCTCGAGCGCACGAACGACGCCGGCGAAAAGAAGGTGATCGAGATCGTCAAGACCGGTCCGGACGAAGCCGGAATCGCGGCGATCTGCAGTCCGCTCGAGGGCGACCCGGAAGGCACGCCCACCCGTTTCGTGTATTTTGATACCTCGCCGACCCAGGTGCGGGTGACGGTGGACAAGAACGTGATCACGGCGCCGATGGCCATCGCCATCAAGCAACCGGACGGAGACGGCAACCTCGAGATGGGCGAGGGTACGGCCCGCTACCTCGAGCCGGAAGAGGTCAAGGAGGGGGCGACCGATCCGCTCGAGCGCTGCGAGGTCTTCGCGCGGCTGGAAAAGAAGCAGGACATCGTGAAGGTGGTGCAGGGCAAGACCAACCTGTCGGGCAGCTACCTGACCTACAGCGAGGACAGCGGCCTCGCCAAGATCGAGGGCCCCATCACCTTTGCGCGCGAGCAGAAAGACGACCGGCTCAACGGCACGTCGGACGCCATCGTGGTGGACGTGGAGAACGAGCGCACCACCCTGACTGGCAACGTGACCCTCAAGAGCAAGGACCGCACCTCCACCGCCGCCGAAGTGGAGTACGACGACACCCGGAACATCGCGATCCTGCGCGGTACCCCCGAGAACCCGGCGCGGTCGCAGAGCGGCAAGGACGTGCTGCGCGCCATCAGCATCCGCTACAACCTCGAGACCAACGACGTGGTGGCCTCTAACCCGGTCGGCAGCACCTTTCAAGACGGGGGAGAGGAGAGCGACGGTGCCAGCCCCTGA
- the nagA gene encoding N-acetylglucosamine-6-phosphate deacetylase yields MHLSGQILTPSGLVEGTLDFAERITGIAAHPAPRRYILPGFIDVHVHGGGGGDTMDGPEGVRTLARFHARHGTTTLLPTTITNPWERVLQALEGVRQVRAEGVTDGADILGAHLEGPFVSPQRLGAQPPNAILPDPERLEQVLALDVVRVVTLAPELEGALEAGVRFAKAGVRVSLGHTAGDYEQACTLIRRVQAVGGVAGATHLYNAMGGLQGRDPGPLGAVLASEECYAELILDLEHVHAGSFRAAYHAKGDRLLLITDAMRAAGMTEGESELGGQKVIVREGRALLENGTLAGSVLTLDRALRNAVSCGVPLAAASRMLSDTPARYLGLGDRGRLEAGLRADIVVFNAQLDLEEVWVAGRRIL; encoded by the coding sequence ATGCACCTGTCCGGACAGATCCTGACCCCTTCCGGTCTTGTCGAGGGAACCCTTGACTTTGCCGAGCGAATCACGGGAATTGCCGCTCACCCGGCTCCCCGGCGCTACATCCTACCCGGCTTCATCGACGTGCACGTGCACGGCGGCGGTGGCGGCGACACCATGGACGGCCCCGAGGGAGTGCGCACCCTGGCGCGCTTTCACGCCCGGCACGGCACCACCACCCTGCTCCCCACCACCATCACCAACCCCTGGGAACGCGTCCTGCAAGCCCTCGAGGGCGTACGGCAGGTCCGGGCCGAGGGCGTGACGGACGGCGCCGACATTCTCGGTGCCCACCTCGAGGGACCGTTTGTCAGCCCCCAGCGATTGGGCGCTCAGCCGCCTAACGCCATCTTGCCCGACCCCGAACGGCTCGAGCAGGTGCTCGCACTGGACGTGGTCCGGGTGGTCACCCTGGCTCCCGAGCTCGAAGGCGCCCTCGAGGCCGGGGTGCGCTTCGCGAAAGCCGGTGTGCGGGTCTCGCTGGGCCACACGGCGGGCGACTACGAGCAGGCCTGCACGCTGATCCGGCGCGTGCAGGCGGTGGGCGGCGTGGCCGGGGCAACCCACCTGTACAACGCCATGGGCGGCCTGCAGGGGCGTGACCCCGGTCCGCTCGGCGCGGTACTGGCCTCCGAGGAGTGCTACGCCGAACTGATCCTTGACCTTGAGCACGTGCACGCGGGCAGTTTCCGTGCGGCGTACCATGCCAAGGGCGACCGTCTGCTGCTGATCACCGACGCCATGCGCGCCGCCGGCATGACCGAAGGCGAGAGCGAACTGGGCGGACAGAAAGTCATCGTGCGCGAAGGCCGGGCACTGCTGGAAAACGGCACGCTCGCAGGCAGCGTCTTGACCCTCGACCGCGCGCTGCGCAACGCCGTAAGCTGCGGCGTGCCGCTCGCCGCAGCGTCGCGCATGCTCTCGGACACCCCTGCCCGCTATCTGGGCCTTGGCGACCGTGGCCGCCTCGAGGCGGGCCTGCGCGCCGACATCGTGGTATTCAACGCCCAACTGGACCTCGAGGAGGTCTGGGTGGCCGGAAGGAGAATTTTGTGA
- a CDS encoding ABC transporter permease, protein MTEQGTVTTPTVPLVRRRPSSQLWRRFRRSTPAKAGLIIVMIFTLLAVLAPVIKPYDPTSDRSFRDKLKPPSVEHIFGTDNLGRDVATRVLHGARISLQVGIVATLLAMVVGSLLGLLAGYYGGWIDSTTGWLSDILLAFPGILLAIGIVAVRGPGLTNTMIAVSIVQIPIYLRLARSVVISVREREFVQAAGALGAGQNRILFKHVLPNSVTPLIVQASLSIATATIEAAALGFLGLGAQPPAPEWGTMLADAFQVGVYLTAPWTMIFPGLAILFTVLGFNLLGDGLRDVLDPRSTQ, encoded by the coding sequence ATGACCGAGCAAGGAACTGTAACCACTCCGACGGTACCCCTCGTGCGCCGGCGTCCCTCCTCGCAGCTGTGGCGGCGCTTCCGCCGTTCCACCCCGGCCAAGGCCGGTCTGATCATCGTGATGATCTTTACCCTGCTGGCCGTGCTGGCTCCGGTGATCAAGCCGTACGACCCGACCTCGGACCGCTCGTTCCGCGACAAACTCAAGCCCCCGTCGGTCGAGCACATCTTCGGCACCGACAACCTGGGGCGCGACGTTGCAACCCGCGTGCTACACGGCGCCCGCATCTCGCTGCAAGTCGGCATCGTCGCCACGCTGCTGGCGATGGTGGTCGGCAGCCTGCTGGGTCTGCTGGCGGGTTACTACGGGGGGTGGATCGATTCGACCACCGGCTGGTTATCGGACATCTTGCTGGCCTTCCCGGGCATCTTGCTGGCGATCGGGATCGTGGCGGTGCGCGGACCGGGACTGACCAACACCATGATCGCGGTCTCCATCGTGCAGATCCCGATCTACCTGCGCCTGGCCCGCTCGGTCGTCATTTCGGTGCGCGAACGCGAATTCGTGCAGGCTGCCGGGGCGCTGGGTGCCGGGCAGAACCGCATCCTGTTCAAGCACGTGCTGCCCAACTCGGTCACGCCGCTCATCGTGCAGGCGAGCCTTTCGATCGCCACCGCCACCATCGAGGCGGCGGCCCTCGGCTTTCTGGGCCTGGGCGCCCAGCCGCCCGCGCCCGAATGGGGCACCATGCTGGCCGACGCCTTCCAGGTCGGCGTGTACCTGACTGCCCCATGGACCATGATCTTCCCCGGTCTGGCCATCTTGTTCACCGTGCTGGGCTTTAATCTGCTCGGCGACGGCCTGCGCGACGTGCTCGACCCCCGATCGACCCAGTAA
- a CDS encoding ABC transporter permease — translation MSAYIFKRLLRMVTVVIGISLVVFGFVRMIPGDPAVVILGERGSPEQVAALREKLGLNKPVFLNFQEPSELFDTQYFRFAGQVLRGDLGEGIQSRIPVTDQLRNRFPATLELSFWALTFAVLVGLPAGIIAALNRNRPLDNLAMTISLIGVSMPVFWLGMLLAYFFSVVLGWLPPSGQLSTGLSIEPITGLYILDGLLRGRLDVAWDAFKHVILPAVALGTIPMAIIARITRSSMLEVLGQDYVRTARAKGLARNRVVVKHALRNAMLPVITIIGLQAGVLLGGAVLTETIFSWPGLGSYIYQGIFERDYPVIQGGVIFAAVIVSLVNLLVDLSYAILDPRVHYS, via the coding sequence TTGAGTGCCTACATTTTCAAGCGCCTGCTGCGCATGGTCACGGTGGTGATCGGCATTTCGCTGGTGGTTTTCGGTTTCGTCCGAATGATCCCCGGCGATCCGGCCGTTGTGATCCTGGGCGAGCGCGGCAGCCCCGAGCAGGTGGCTGCGCTGCGCGAAAAGCTTGGGCTTAACAAACCGGTGTTCCTGAACTTCCAGGAACCCTCCGAGCTGTTCGATACCCAGTACTTCCGCTTCGCCGGGCAGGTATTGCGCGGCGACCTGGGCGAAGGCATCCAGTCCCGCATTCCCGTGACCGACCAGCTGCGCAACCGCTTTCCCGCCACCCTCGAGCTGTCGTTCTGGGCACTGACCTTCGCGGTGCTGGTCGGCCTGCCCGCCGGAATCATCGCGGCCCTCAACCGCAACCGACCGCTCGACAATCTGGCCATGACCATCTCCTTGATCGGCGTCTCGATGCCGGTGTTCTGGCTGGGCATGCTGCTGGCCTACTTCTTCTCGGTGGTGCTGGGCTGGCTCCCGCCCTCCGGCCAGCTCTCCACCGGGCTGAGCATCGAGCCGATCACCGGTCTGTACATCCTCGACGGCCTGCTGCGCGGGCGACTGGATGTGGCCTGGGACGCGTTCAAGCACGTGATCCTACCGGCTGTGGCGCTGGGTACCATCCCGATGGCCATCATCGCGCGCATCACCCGCTCGAGCATGCTCGAGGTGCTGGGGCAGGACTACGTGCGCACGGCGCGCGCCAAGGGGCTGGCCCGCAACCGGGTGGTGGTCAAGCACGCGCTGCGCAACGCCATGCTGCCGGTCATCACCATCATCGGCCTGCAAGCGGGGGTGCTGCTGGGCGGCGCGGTACTGACCGAGACCATCTTCTCGTGGCCGGGCCTGGGATCGTACATCTATCAGGGCATCTTCGAGCGCGACTATCCGGTCATCCAGGGCGGCGTGATCTTCGCGGCCGTCATCGTTTCGCTGGTCAACCTGCTGGTGGACCTGTCCTACGCCATTCTTGACCCGAGGGTGCATTACTCATGA
- a CDS encoding LptA/OstA family protein, whose translation MNRKTFLITALLGTLTLTVAQESSTNRLIKFEGDYTGDVRNGPYTFRGTDADPVQATVSNLKITGTSAVLAAPSGTPMPQAQGKRTADFSGKVVVARGRLTAQGPGLTYSEASGSGVLKGPANMVFAPAKQGDDPVNVTAGSMSFDVDTNISVSQGNVKLVNGRQTANSDKLVFDEKKELAVLTGKAVNMVRQPAKKGENVLNITGTEARALTAEDKKLLLVTGKVKLVNGSITTTGDRLYFDDKKSIAYIVGSPAISRDSKNGTEVRGGTLEQRTDINRVRQLASGFKIPADQFKQQGER comes from the coding sequence ATGAACAGGAAAACCTTTCTCATTACCGCCCTGCTGGGCACGCTGACCCTCACCGTTGCCCAAGAGAGCAGCACCAACCGCCTGATCAAGTTCGAAGGCGACTACACCGGCGATGTGCGCAACGGTCCGTACACCTTCCGGGGCACCGATGCCGACCCGGTCCAGGCCACCGTTTCCAACCTCAAGATCACCGGTACCTCGGCGGTGCTGGCCGCCCCCAGCGGGACCCCCATGCCGCAGGCGCAGGGCAAGCGCACCGCCGACTTCAGCGGCAAGGTCGTGGTGGCGCGTGGCCGTCTGACTGCCCAGGGCCCGGGCCTGACCTACTCGGAAGCCAGCGGCAGCGGCGTGCTGAAAGGACCGGCCAACATGGTCTTTGCTCCGGCCAAGCAGGGAGATGATCCGGTCAACGTGACGGCTGGCTCGATGAGCTTTGACGTAGACACCAACATCTCGGTCAGCCAGGGCAACGTGAAGCTGGTCAACGGCCGCCAGACCGCCAACAGCGATAAGCTGGTCTTCGACGAGAAAAAAGAGCTGGCCGTCTTGACCGGCAAGGCGGTCAACATGGTGCGGCAGCCGGCCAAGAAGGGCGAAAACGTCCTCAACATCACCGGCACCGAGGCCCGCGCCCTCACCGCCGAGGACAAGAAACTGCTGCTGGTGACCGGCAAGGTGAAGCTGGTCAACGGATCGATCACCACCACCGGTGACCGCCTGTACTTCGACGACAAGAAGAGCATCGCCTACATCGTGGGCTCGCCGGCGATCAGCCGCGACTCCAAGAACGGTACCGAGGTGCGCGGCGGCACGCTCGAGCAGCGCACCGACATCAACCGCGTGCGGCAGCTTGCCAGCGGCTTCAAGATCCCGGCCGACCAGTTCAAGCAGCAGGGCGAGCGGTAA
- a CDS encoding ABC transporter ATP-binding protein has translation MLEVRELTKTFGGLLAVNAVDLTVPDRSIVSVIGPNGAGKTTFFNMITGIYTPNKGSIRLAGQELVGLRPDQVTAAGIARTFQNIRLFAAMTVEENILVGRHPRLKASYLDAIFRTQRFHEDEAAARQHAKELLDFVGLGRFRYEMATNLPYGSQRRLEIARALATEPKLILLDEPAAGMNPRETEDLKSLIRRIRDELGVTIILIEHDMRLVMTLSERITVLDYGTKIAEGLPHEIRNNPRVMEAYLGRGAAAGEYGKEGGESRA, from the coding sequence ATGCTGGAAGTGAGAGAGCTCACCAAGACCTTCGGAGGTCTGCTCGCCGTGAACGCGGTGGACCTGACCGTGCCTGACCGCTCGATCGTGTCGGTGATCGGTCCCAACGGGGCCGGCAAAACCACCTTCTTCAACATGATCACCGGCATCTACACCCCCAACAAGGGCTCGATCCGGCTGGCCGGGCAGGAACTGGTGGGTCTGCGCCCCGATCAGGTCACGGCAGCCGGAATCGCCCGTACCTTCCAGAACATCCGGCTGTTCGCGGCCATGACCGTCGAGGAGAACATTCTGGTGGGGCGCCACCCGCGCCTGAAAGCCAGCTACCTCGACGCCATCTTCCGCACGCAGCGCTTTCACGAGGACGAGGCTGCCGCACGCCAACACGCCAAGGAACTGCTGGACTTCGTAGGCCTGGGACGTTTTCGCTACGAGATGGCCACCAACTTGCCCTACGGCAGCCAGCGCCGCCTCGAGATCGCCCGAGCACTCGCCACCGAACCCAAGCTGATCTTGCTCGACGAACCGGCCGCCGGCATGAACCCGCGCGAGACCGAGGACCTCAAGTCCCTGATCCGCCGCATCCGCGACGAACTGGGCGTCACCATCATCCTGATCGAACACGACATGCGCCTGGTCATGACCCTCAGCGAACGCATCACCGTACTGGATTACGGCACCAAGATCGCCGAAGGACTGCCGCACGAGATTCGCAACAATCCCCGCGTGATGGAGGCCTATCTCGGTCGCGGTGCGGCGGCGGGCGAATACGGTAAGGAAGGCGGCGAATCCCGTGCTTGA
- a CDS encoding ABC transporter substrate-binding protein — MKRTYLTALMVAALANGALAAGTLVYGSGGEPVSLESGNITDGNSIIVQRQIYDTLVDFKDGTTDLIPGLALSWTANKDATVWTFKLRRNVKFHDGTPFNADAVIFNVNRWWDPKDPTGYRDQGRNWEIWGQLMGGYKGEKSSILKSVTKVDDYTVRFTLNSGFTVFPDVIGAGYFGIASPTAVKKAGARYGTPGVAAVGTGPFIFESWKTGDRINLKPNKSYWGTKSKLDQVVFRFIKEPSARLNELRAGTIDFTSELNPDDLKTVRSDKNLVAVKKPSFNVGFLSLNVSNKYLKDVKVRQAISMAINKKEIVEAFWGELGQSNASFLPPVMNWANSKKVPADYKYDPAAAKKLLAEAGYPNGFELDLWYMPVSRPYFPTPKPIAEAIAAELSSIGIKANLKTKDWAQYLEDRNKAPGFDMYMIGWNGDYGDPDNFYSAYYGPNASDDSNYQPKELNDLLAKARAAVGKSAKAPLYAQIHEITYNAAVRIPVVHSFPLAAARSYVKGWVPSPLGSEAFNTITLDGKK, encoded by the coding sequence ATGAAACGGACTTATCTGACGGCTTTGATGGTCGCGGCTTTGGCGAATGGCGCTCTGGCTGCGGGCACTCTGGTGTACGGCTCGGGCGGCGAGCCGGTGAGCCTCGAGTCGGGCAACATCACCGACGGCAACTCGATCATCGTTCAGCGCCAGATCTACGACACCCTGGTCGACTTCAAAGACGGCACCACCGACCTGATCCCGGGCCTTGCCCTGAGCTGGACCGCCAACAAAGACGCGACGGTCTGGACCTTCAAGCTGCGCCGTAACGTGAAGTTCCACGACGGCACCCCTTTTAACGCCGACGCGGTGATCTTCAACGTGAACCGCTGGTGGGATCCCAAAGACCCCACCGGCTACCGTGACCAGGGCCGTAACTGGGAGATCTGGGGCCAGCTGATGGGCGGCTACAAGGGCGAGAAGTCCTCGATCCTGAAGTCGGTCACCAAGGTGGACGACTACACGGTCCGCTTCACGCTCAACAGCGGCTTTACCGTATTCCCTGACGTAATCGGCGCGGGCTACTTCGGTATTGCCAGCCCCACGGCCGTCAAGAAGGCCGGAGCCAGGTACGGCACCCCCGGTGTGGCCGCCGTTGGTACCGGCCCTTTCATCTTCGAGTCCTGGAAGACCGGCGACCGCATCAACCTCAAGCCCAACAAATCGTACTGGGGCACCAAGTCCAAGCTGGACCAGGTCGTCTTCCGCTTCATCAAGGAGCCCAGCGCCCGCCTGAACGAGCTGCGCGCCGGCACCATCGACTTCACCTCGGAGCTGAACCCCGACGACCTCAAGACCGTCCGCTCGGACAAGAACCTGGTCGCGGTCAAGAAGCCTTCGTTCAACGTTGGCTTCCTGAGCCTCAACGTCTCCAACAAGTACCTCAAGGACGTCAAGGTTCGTCAGGCCATCAGCATGGCGATCAACAAGAAAGAGATCGTCGAGGCGTTCTGGGGCGAACTGGGTCAGAGCAACGCCAGCTTCTTGCCCCCGGTCATGAACTGGGCGAACTCCAAGAAGGTCCCGGCCGACTACAAGTACGACCCGGCCGCGGCCAAGAAGCTGCTGGCCGAGGCCGGTTACCCCAACGGCTTCGAGCTGGACCTGTGGTACATGCCCGTGTCGCGCCCGTACTTCCCCACCCCCAAGCCGATCGCCGAGGCCATCGCCGCCGAGCTGAGCAGCATCGGCATCAAGGCCAACCTCAAGACCAAGGACTGGGCCCAGTACCTCGAGGACCGCAACAAGGCCCCCGGCTTCGACATGTACATGATCGGCTGGAACGGCGACTACGGCGACCCGGACAACTTCTACAGCGCCTACTACGGCCCCAACGCCTCGGATGACTCCAACTACCAGCCCAAGGAGCTCAACGACCTGCTGGCCAAGGCGCGCGCCGCGGTGGGCAAGTCGGCCAAGGCACCGCTGTACGCGCAGATCCACGAGATCACCTACAACGCCGCCGTGCGCATTCCGGTGGTGCACTCCTTCCCGCTGGCCGCCGCACGCAGCTACGTCAAGGGCTGGGTCCCGAGCCCGCTGGGCAGCGAGGCGTTCAACACCATCACCCTCGACGGCAAGAAGTGA
- a CDS encoding ATP-binding cassette domain-containing protein: MLELQDVHTFYGHIHALKGINLTVGQGEIVALIGGNGAGKTTTLRTISGMVKPRSGAVRLNGRDIGGLTPHAIMQLGMSHVPEGRRIFPQLSVRENLEIGAYTVRDRKAIAERIQQGFELFPRLEERQKQLGGTLSGGEQQMLAIARALMVDPKLLLLDEPSMGLSPKFVEVIFDIVERLNRERGTTILLVEQNALMALSMAHRAYVLQTGSIVLTGPAAEVKDNSEVQKVYLGA; encoded by the coding sequence GTGCTTGAACTGCAAGACGTCCACACCTTCTACGGGCACATTCACGCCCTCAAGGGCATCAACCTCACGGTGGGCCAGGGCGAGATCGTGGCCCTGATCGGCGGCAACGGGGCCGGCAAGACCACCACCTTGCGTACCATCAGCGGCATGGTAAAGCCGCGCAGCGGCGCGGTACGGCTCAACGGCAGGGACATCGGCGGTCTCACCCCGCACGCCATCATGCAGCTCGGCATGAGCCACGTACCCGAAGGCCGCCGGATCTTTCCGCAACTGAGCGTGCGCGAGAACCTCGAGATCGGCGCGTACACGGTGCGCGACCGCAAGGCGATCGCCGAGCGCATCCAACAGGGTTTCGAGCTGTTCCCGCGCCTCGAGGAACGCCAGAAGCAACTCGGCGGTACGCTGTCGGGCGGCGAGCAGCAGATGCTGGCGATTGCGCGGGCGCTGATGGTAGATCCCAAGCTGCTGCTGCTCGACGAGCCGAGCATGGGACTGTCGCCCAAATTCGTGGAGGTGATCTTCGATATCGTCGAACGGCTGAACCGCGAACGGGGCACGACCATCTTGCTGGTCGAGCAGAACGCGCTGATGGCACTGAGCATGGCGCACCGCGCCTACGTGCTGCAGACCGGCTCGATCGTGCTGACCGGACCGGCCGCAGAGGTGAAGGACAACTCCGAGGTGCAGAAGGTTTATCTGGGTGCCTGA